The following coding sequences lie in one Spinacia oleracea cultivar Varoflay chromosome 1, BTI_SOV_V1, whole genome shotgun sequence genomic window:
- the LOC110801950 gene encoding probable adenylate kinase 7, mitochondrial, protein MAGLGLLRSKLGLSPFTSMIKTRSFGAAAALQYEDDDDYYGGYDDRTVNNRRGNLHPMADGEGSERKRGVQWVIMGEPGAKKHVYAEWLSKLLEVPHISMAGLLRQQLHPRFSLYKQIESAVSQGMLVPEDIIFGLLSKRLEEGYIRGETGFILDGMPRTRTQAEILDQVADVDLVLNLKCTGKQLVDRKLQGGLNLLLQESQIKSYSEVDWKEKLRTYAEQSKPLEDYYRKQQKLLEFEVAEGLGETWKGLLSVLQLQHMDSSFQKLTA, encoded by the exons ATGGCAGGGCTAGGTCTCCTGAGGTCAAAATTAGGGCTTTCACCTTTTACCTCAATGATCAAGACCCGTTCATTTGGGGCGGCTGCCGCGCTCCAATACGAAGACGACGACGATTACTACGGTGGATATGATGATCGGACGGTGAATAATCGGCGGGGAAATCTACATCCGATGGCTGATGGAGAAGGATCAGAGCGTAAGAGAGGTGTGCAGTGGGTGATTATGGGAGAGCCTGGAGCTAAGAAGCATGTTTATGCTGAATGGTTGTCGAAGCTTCTGGAAGTTCCTCATATTTCTATGGCTGGTCTTCTTCGACAGCAGCTCCACCCTAGATTTTCTCTCTACAAGCAG ATTGAGAGCGCTGTGAGCCAAGGAATGCTAGTTCCAGAGGATATAATATTTGGCTTGCTATCAAAGAGATTGGAGGAAGGATATATCAGAGGGGAAACTGGATTCATTTTGGATGGAATGCCCAGAACGAGAACGCAAGCT GAAATCCTTGACCAAGTTGCTGACGTTGATTTGGTGCTGAATTTGAAATGCACTGGTAAACAGTTGgtagatagaaaactgcaaggcGGATTGAATCTTCTGTTGCAAGAAAGTCAAATCAAATCGTACTCAGAAGTAGACTGGAAAGAGAAGCTTCGCACTTATGCAGAACAG AGCAAACCATTGGAAGATTACTACAGGAAGCAGCAAAAGCTTCTGGAATTTGAAGTAGCTGAAGGACTTGGAGAAACCTGGAAAGGCCTGTTGTCTGTTTTGCAGCTACAACACATGGATTCTTCTTTCCAGAAGCTAACTGCTTGA